The DNA region CATTCATTTGCTTGCCTTGTAAATTTATATTCGACAGAGGAAAAAGTTATGCTTTTGTAATTAACTGAATGATCTTTTGTCCAGAATCTTTGTGGCCAGAATCTCTGTCCAGCGACGGTCCATCAAAATCAGTGAAAGCTGAGGATAGGGATCAAGGAGAAATTGGAAGATATGATAGGGATAGAGATCGCGAAAGCAGAGAAAGGGATCGCACTGATAGAAGTGCTCTTTATGGGAACAAAGAAGTTGCAAACCTGAGGATGTCTTTAAATTCGAACAAGGACAAGTATATAGGAAAACCTATACAAGAGCTTGACCTCTCCAATTGTGAACGCTGCACGCCTAGTTATCGACTTCTTCCCAAGAATGTAGGCAGATACTTTTCGACATGATGCTTTGAAGATGACTTGTATGAATTCTTTTTCTAAGTCCTTGTGTGTTTGATTGCTGCAGTATCCCATACCTATGGCAAGCCACAGAACAGATCTTGGAGCTAAAGTGTTGAATGATCATTGGGTCTCTGTCACTTCTGGAAGTGAGGATTATTCATTTAAACACATGCGGAAAAATCAGTATGAGGAGAGCCTTTTCCGATGCGAAGATGACAGGTATCAATGCTATATTGTTCAGTATAGTCCTTGCTTCAAAGTTGTTTTACTATGCAGTCAGTGGATATGGTTGTGTTATGCAGGTCTCCCTTGGCAAGTATCATTTTGCACAAATTAGTAGCTTTATTGAGATATATCCAAATTGAGTCTCCTGCATGTTCATATTCTCTTCCAAATGCTTTCTCATCATGCTGTGTCTCGTTCAGGTTTGAGCTAGACATGCTGTTGGAGTCTGTGAATATTACAATTAAGCGTGTGGAGGACATTTTGGATAAAATCAACTCCAACATAATTAAAACAGAAAATCCTATTCGGATAGAGGATCACTTTACATGTACATTCTGCGTGCAAACTCTGATCTTTCTTTTTACAGTGTTTTCTATGTCATATCATGTTTGACATATCTTTCTTTCCTTTCAGCTATAAATTTAAGATGCATAGAACGATTGTATGGGGACCATGGTCTTGATGTCATGGACGTGTTGAGAAAAAATGCAATTCTTGCTTTGCCTGTTATATTGACTCGTTTGAAACAAAAACAAGAAGAGTGGGCCAGATGCCGAGCTGATTTCAATAAGGTGTGGGCTGaaatatatgctaaaaattatcaCAAATCACTTGATCATCGTAGCTTTTACTTCAAGCAGCATGACACAAAGAGCTTGAGTACAAAAGgtaatttgttgattttcttttagtACGCTTGTCTTTCTTTAACCTGAGGCTTGCTTTAGGTTAATTACAGAATGATCTGCTCTGAATCTGAGGACAAGGTGTTATAGTGTGGTAATACTTAAGGTCTAACTGATTTGATTATCATAATTCTATATGCAGCTTTATTGGCAGAGGTTAAAGAGATCAGTGAGCAGAAAGGCAAAGAGGATGATGTACTTGCTGTTGCCGCTGGAAACAAACGAACCATCGTTTCCCATATGGAATTTGAGTACCCTGATGCAGAAATACATGAAGAtttgtatcaactcatgaaaTATTCCTGTGGTGAAGTTTGTACGGCTGAACAGGTTGATAAAGTGATGAAAATCTGGACAACTTTTCTCGAACCCATGCTTGGTGTGCCTGCTCGAGCTCATGGTGCAGAAGACTCTGAAGATGCTGTGAGAGTCAAGGAGGATATCAGAGCCGAAGACCCTGCTACTGGTGAGAGTGATAGAAGCCCTGATGGTTCTGCTGCTATTCACAAACATGAAGGTAGTCCACCGGAACAATCCAGTTCTGGCAATCATGCGAAAGATAATGGATATCCTGATGGCAGTAGCAATGCCCTGCATCAAGGTAGAACACAGAGTAACAGCAACATGGTTGATCAGATATCTAGTCTAGGAAAACAACCCACTTCCAATGAACAATTAAGCACTACTCGTGCGTCTCTTCCATATGGAGTTGAGCAATTTCATGGAAGAAACGTTGAAAACTCTTCAGGTATGTTTACTGATGACAGTTGTGATGAACATAATCACTATATTTGATGATCTAATGTAGGTAGAACTCTGTTCATGCTAACCTTTACTACTTGGAGGTTTACGACATGTTTGGATCCCATGTTAGGAGTGAAGGAGAGGGGAGAGTATGGGAGGGGAGGGAAGATTTGTGTTTTTCCTtccaaatatttttaattttggaagtATTTTTTACATTGGAagtgtttgttttgtacaaaatgtGAAGgaatccccccccccccccccccccccttcaaTTTTCTTCCCTCCGTTCTCTCCCCTCCTCTTTTTTATACAAATGAAGGAAATACAATCCCTCCATTTCCTTATCCAAACATAGCATTAATGTTTGTTTTATGTTAATACGTGAAAGGTTTCATGATGTACATAGATGTCATGATCGTGTAACAAGGCACATAAGCTTTTGCTTTTGACTTCATGTTTTGGAAGTTGGTTGCTATTATTTGTTCTTGTCTTTACGTTTTGACTTGATGGTTGGAACTTTCTGACGCTACCCAGGTCATATTGCTACACTATCAAGAGTTGGAAATACGGCAGATGACATTGGTCTTGAGTCGAGATCTAATGGTGGAAATTTGACTTCAATGGAggtatgtttattttttttacaggAGTAAGCTTACAAGTCAAGGACCTTATTTAGTTTCTCGCATGTTTCAGTTCATATTATATTGCCTAATACTTAGTTGATTATTATGCTACATCCTCTTTCATATGATCGACTCTTTAGCTCACATCTCAAGAATTCAAAGGCCTCAACAATAATTTACATGACAATTAAATGAACAACTTTAGGAGCTCTATATGGATGTTTGATATTGTCTTGTTGGAACGTTTCTTTTGTCTACAATTGCTTGACTTATGTGATGCCTTTTGATTCTGCAGGTTGCTGATTCTTCTAAGCCACTTACCACATCAAATGGAGTGCCAGGAGCCAACAAAGATGTTAAATACTGTGAATTGTCTAATGGACATACTAAGGCTGAAAGAGAGGAGGGTGAGTTGTCTCCaaatggagattttgaggaAGATAATTTTGCACTTTATGGAAATGCGGCAACAGAGCCTGCTAATAAGCCAAATGACGGTGCTTCAAATGCACCACGTCCAAGCAGACAGAGACGTGAGGCACATGATGGTGAGGCTGGAGGTGaaaatgatgtagatgttgatgatgaaggcGAGGAAAGTGCTCACAGGTCATCTGAGGACAGTGAGAATGTTTCAGAGAATGGGGATGTTTCCCCCAGTGAATCTGGTGAGAGAGAGGATTGCTCTCCTGATCAAGATGAAGTAGAACATGATGAGAATGATAACAAGGCAGAGAGTGAAGGTGAGGCTGAAGGAATGGCAGATGCACAAGATGGAGATGGGACATCATTGCCTCCCTCAGAACGCTTTCTGCAAACAGTGAAGCCTCTTGTAAAGCATGTACCTACAGCTTTAAACGAAAGAACAAAGAGTTCCCGCATCTTCTATGGCAATGATTCCTTTTATGTGCTCTTTAGACTACATCAAGTAAGGATGACTTTACGCAAAATACATGTCAAATATTCTTTAGCTATTCCTATGTAACCGTCTAACTTCTCTTTTGAACAGACTCTGTACGATAGAATACAATCGGCGAAGATTAACTCGTCTTCTGGTGACAGGAAATGGAAATGTTCACTTGAAACAGTTCCGACTGACCTGTATTCAAGGTTGTGTAATATGGATTTGTTTTTTTGCTTCCGGACTTAGCTGTATGCGTTATAAACTGATGTAAATGTTCTTGTTACAGGTTTATGAATGCACTATATAGTTTGGTTGATGGTTCATCTGACAATACTAAATTTGAGGATGATTGCCGAGCAATTGTTGGTACCCAGTCATATCTTCTGTTCACTTTAGACAAACTCATATACAAGCTTGTCAAACAGGTTTTTCAAATTCCAAAAACTTGCTATTTAGTTGTTTTTTCCTTGAATAAATCtaacttgttttgttgcttgtgtTTGATTATCAGCTTCAAATATTGGCCACTGAGGAAATGGACAACAAGCTTCTTCAGTTATATGCATATGAAAGCTCTAGAAAACCAGAGCGATTCTTGGATGTCGTTTATCACGAAAATGCTCGTGTTTTACTTCATGAGGAGAACATATACCGCATTGAATGCGTACGTTCAATTTTATTTGCACTTTTCTGTTTTATTTTCTCCATTTATGATCATTTGCAACATTCATTTAGTCATACATTTTTGGTTATTGCTGCAGTCATCCTCACCGACTCGCTTGTCTATTCAATTAATGGAGAAAGGGCATGAAAAACCTGAAGTTTCAGCTGTGTCATTGGACCCCACTTTTTCAGCCTATCTACATAATGAATTCCTCTCAGTCGTCCCAGATAAGAAAGAGAAGACTGGGATTTTTCTAAAGAGGTATGCGGTCTTTGACTTTAAATTGGCCCTTTTATTAAGGGTGTTGGATGGATTTCACTGATACAAGATACTTGCTGTAGCAGGAGTAAACGCCAGCATACTAGTGGAGATGAAATCTCCAGTGCTTCCTTTGTCATGGAAGGAGTTCAAGTTGTCAATGGTTTAGAGTGCAAGATAGCTTGCAATTCGTCCAAGGTATTTTGATCATTGGAAGACATTGACATTTTTGAGAAAGGTTGAATGCATGCTTTTACAGTTTGAGTATTTGGAATCACCATTTTTTATTGCACATGGTAATTTGTCATGTTTCGTAGGTGTATTATGTATTAGACACTGAAGATTTCTTTTACCGGAAGATAAGAAATAGGAGAACTTTGCGTGTGAGCAGTGCTTGCAATGACCAGGCGAAGTCACAAAAGGGCTCTTCTCGCAGATTAGATCCTTTTAGCAGATTGCTTTCGAGCTCACAATGATGCATAGCAATGTGACCCTTAGATTTGTTGGTCAAGGTGTAGATTGATGCATTTTTCACTGCTGTATCGATGGTTGTCATGCTCATGCCAATATCACTTGAGACATTATGGTACTTTTATGAGATGCATGCGTTGCTCACTTAACTCTCGCAATGCTGTGGGGGTTGCTAAAGCAAGGCTTACTGTTGCTGGTGAACAAATTTTCATGTATCAGAAAATGAGTAAGCTACATTTCCTACTCCATAGGAATTTTTATTTAATGCCTGCACTATTTATGAAGGATATAATAATTTAAGCAAACCGATACTAGTTATGAGAATATGGTGAAGAAAGTAATATAGTCGTCATTTCTATATGGAACAGTGAAAGGGAAAAAGAAAGCAATAGAGTTTCTACTTGGCTACTTGCTAGTTTGTTGTAGACGTATTCCCTACAAATTCCTTCCTTCCAACTGAATAAAGGGAACGATAATTGGCGATAGTGcagtataatgtatgtttgttGCAATTGTACCACAATCTGTGTAAATATAGCTAATATCATTTCATTCATTTACATTACTGATCAATTTTAGTTCCATCCTATATCCCTTTTTGGTCATTTCCTTTTTTGCCTTGTCAGGTTTGTAAGTTCATATGAATATTGTCAATATTTGCAGCCATGCTGCCAATTTAGTAAAGGAATTAATTGAAGTTTTTTCTTTCATGCAGTCTgtcaaattttattaattttttttgtgtggATTGAATTTATTAGTTTTACAGATGATTTGGGATTTATCTTTTTCTAACTTTGATGTTGATTATTGAAGAAGTGTACTGTACACTCGTTTGTATAtacaatttgtattttgtacAAGTGGAATAGTGGATGCATGCGATGACAAGGGGAGACTACGTATGAGATTGGAAAAGTCATCCGCTCATTAATTTTTTCTGTTTTCTCATTTGCCTTTTGTTTCTTAGTGTTAGTGTACAGAAATGAAAGCAAGGAGGACTtgttaacttattttttttaataatttggaTAATCTCAGAGTCAAGGGGGGGATGAATTTATCTGGGTGAGAGTTAGAATTTAATACAAGTGTGGAGGAAACTTTTAACCACTAAAATAATTCTTAAGTTTCAACTTTAGCTCCATTCCGTTAGGGATAACAAATCCTGTTTGCAGGTAATTGGTCTCTTTTGAAGATTTGGATGAGAAATTGACTAGTCGAACCATAACAATTCTTGTGTATAAGATTGTCTCCAGATGAAACAAGTTCATATACAAGGAGCCTAAATTCAAGAGTATTAGTAGAtgttgtgagagaccgtcttacTGTGAGATTACTTGCATAAGAGTAGTCCATTTAGTCAAATTATAATCTTTTACGATACACGATCacaaattgatcaatttaaggtcataattgaaacatttaaattcaaaattgatatttttaaaaagttataacTGATTATTTATAACTTATTACTTGAAAGTCATAATTGACTActttaaaatttgtaattaatctctttaaagttaataataaactcgtttaaaattataagttgtTATTGATCACTATGCAGGTGATGACTTATAATTTGACAATACAAGcttaaaattgattatttttagattgtaattgataatttttaaacttatcaatttgttataaatttataattgatcTTTTTAAGGCttgaattgattactttaatgtCGAAATTGAACTTTAAAATGATCATTGTTGATTCATTTAAggttatatactttaaattaaaaCTGACCATTTTAATGTTAAGATGGATCACctttaatcaaaattaatttatttgaaaaaaaacttcaattttGGCTTGCTCATTAGTAATTTAGTATGTCTCATAATGAGGTCGCCACTTACaagtttttatgtaaaattataaaCACAAAAATCTTGTATGCCACTTGTATGGACGAcccattaaaaaatttaaattttttgacaCTCACCTAATCCGGCTTAAAAATGTCAATTCCAACATTGAAAATTCATACTCAAGTTTTAATATTCTTTCTTCAAatgtttaactttatttttaagtatCTATTTCAACCCTTAAAACACtcatttaagacttaaaatgtcaatttcaactCCTAAAACTCTTACTTTAagtcttaatttttcttattcgcttgaatttattttttaccaacctattctaaccatttaatgtctatttaaaGACTTGAAATGGAGTTATTAACAAATGGGTTCCTTAGAAAAGAAAGTGCACcttattgatatgagtagtctatcacttttttttcaagctaaatataAGATATTACATGAAATCTCTACTTCAAAGTTTAAAGTCCCTACTTCCTACTCTTCATCAATGATTATACTAACTACTCCAACACTTGAAATGACTTCTCCAAAAGTTTTAGTTGTCAATTTTAAGAAGTAAAATGTTTATTCTAAGATCTAAAATGTCAATTCTAgattttaaatagaaaaaaagtatcaaaaagtatttaataatttttttttaaaaaagtacctaataaaaaaaattttgccaaataactaacaaaaatttttctttttaaaagagTATCAAGTAACAGTTAGTGTTAAGTTGACCATTTATTATAGCGTTGACTGGCACATATGGtttttcatttgctttttctttttgaaaatcCTAACCCATTTTCATTTGCTTATTCAAAATAGTTTCTCACTCCTATAATtctccatcttcttcctcactaGTTCGAACACCACCATTAGAGACGATTCATGCTTCGCCCAAACAACCATTTTTTTGCAATTTAAAAGTTCTTATTTCTTTACTATTTCCTTACTCATCTTCACTCACTCCCCTCTGCGAAAATCTTCAAGTAAGTAATCTTtgccctattttttttttttgaaaatttgggatcattttgttgaattttacacttttgctttaATTCTTCTTGTTGGATTTGCAattggattttgattttttttctttttctttcaattACTTTGTTTTAGGTTGTGTGACCTCATGTAACCTATTAAGATTAGAATTTACTTTGGGGGTTTTTTGTGGCAAAATATAATATTACTGTGTATGATTGAAAGGGTTTTAGGATCAAGACATTAAAATAAGAAGTTTGTTACCTTGAAATTGCACATTTGATTAAGAATGATTGTGGTTTGGATGATGTGGGAAGGATTTGATGTAAAAAAAAGTGTACACTTTATTTGATGGGAGAAgtgaaattaaaaatgataaagatATCCTTTACTTTTTAGAATCTCCTAAAATTGATAGATGATACACTTGTATATTGTACATGGAGGGTATAATATGGGGGAAAAATCCTAAAACAATGTGGTAGAAGTTAATGAGGGACAAGTGATGGGAATTGTAAAGAGCTTGGTCATTACAATAAGACTTGCAAGAATCCACACAAATCAAATGAAGCATCCACTAGTGTAGCACTAATTAAAAGAGGAAGACCAAAAAAGCATCCTAATACAGCTTCACCAATTACATCATTACCCTTACAGCAACTCAAACCACAGTCAGAGCCCCTGAATCAGCTCAACCAATAACTACAACAACCACTACAACCATTACAACTCCAACTAACAGTGCTACCACTTCATTCATTGCCAATTGTGGTCAACGAAGGGTTAAACATGTTACAAGGAGAAAGAAGCCGGACAAGTCTATACCAACATAAGGGAGTCAACAACAATCAAGTTATGTTAATGATGTAGTAGACCAAAGTAGTCAAGTTTGAAACTTTCATATTTTGTGTTTGTATTGgataattatgaaattttagTTGTGTGAGTCTCTAGGCTTGTATTGACTGATGTTTTTATGTTGTATTTGTATTAGAAGATGTTCTTAGAGTTATATATTATGTTGTGTTCTTGGtacttttttgaaaagaaaaattttattaggtattttttaaAGATGGacaaaaaagataataaaaaatttaactcCAACCATTATTTGAttctcttttaaaaaaaaaaaatttcattagttattttttgtcaaaatttgttttatttgatactttttttgaaaaaaaattttattaggtgcTTTTGACACCTTTTTCATTAAGAATTCGTGTTATCATTTCAGTATATTTACTCCAATATCGGCCTGCATTGAGTTACTCCA from Amaranthus tricolor cultivar Red isolate AtriRed21 chromosome 3, ASM2621246v1, whole genome shotgun sequence includes:
- the LOC130807788 gene encoding paired amphipathic helix protein Sin3-like 3 isoform X5, which translates into the protein MKRSRDDVYTGTQVKRPQPANSFRGETSGQPQMVGGGGSGAAAPQRLTTNDALAYLKAVKEMFQDKKEKYEEFLEVMKDFKAQRIDTTGVIARVKELFKGHRNLILGFNTFLPKGYEITLPPEDDPPAKKPVEFEEAISFVNKIKARFQGDDRVYKSFLDILNMYRKENKTISEVYQEVATLFQDHRDLLEEFAHFLPDTSAAAPGQHGPGRNSILRDRMPSTKPMHFDKKDQDINVGCSDLDNDKLMEVEREQRRRVDKERDKKDVVHRDEDSVTDQGAENCGPRVPGSYDDKNSLKSMYSQEFAFCEKVKETLHSPEDYQEFLKCLHIYSRDIITRQELHSLVGEILGTYLMEGFDEFLTRSEKIDGFLGSVISKKSLWPESLSSDGPSKSVKAEDRDQGEIGRYDRDRDRESRERDRTDRSALYGNKEVANLRMSLNSNKDKYIGKPIQELDLSNCERCTPSYRLLPKNYPIPMASHRTDLGAKVLNDHWVSVTSGSEDYSFKHMRKNQYEESLFRCEDDRFELDMLLESVNITIKRVEDILDKINSNIIKTENPIRIEDHFTSINLRCIERLYGDHGLDVMDVLRKNAILALPVILTRLKQKQEEWARCRADFNKVWAEIYAKNYHKSLDHRSFYFKQHDTKSLSTKALLAEVKEISEQKGKEDDVLAVAAGNKRTIVSHMEFEYPDAEIHEDLYQLMKYSCGEVCTAEQVDKVMKIWTTFLEPMLGVPARAHGAEDSEDAVRVKEDIRAEDPATGESDRSPDGSAAIHKHEGSPPEQSSSGNHAKDNGYPDGSSNALHQGRTQSNSNMVDQISSLGKQPTSNEQLSTTRASLPYGVEQFHGRNVENSSGHIATLSRVGNTADDIGLESRSNGGNLTSMEVADSSKPLTTSNGVPGANKDVKYCELSNGHTKAEREEGELSPNGDFEEDNFALYGNAATEPANKPNDGASNAPRPSRQRREAHDGEAGGENDVDVDDEGEESAHRSSEDSENVSENGDVSPSESGEREDCSPDQDEVEHDENDNKAESEGEAEGMADAQDGDGTSLPPSERFLQTVKPLVKHVPTALNERTKSSRIFYGNDSFYVLFRLHQTLYDRIQSAKINSSSGDRKWKCSLETVPTDLYSRFMNALYSLVDGSSDNTKFEDDCRAIVGTQSYLLFTLDKLIYKLVKQLQILATEEMDNKLLQLYAYESSRKPERFLDVVYHENARVLLHEENIYRIECSSSPTRLSIQLMEKGHEKPEVSAVSLDPTFSAYLHNEFLSVVPDKKEKTGIFLKSRSKRQHTSGDEISSASFVMEGVQVVNGLECKIACNSSKVF
- the LOC130807788 gene encoding paired amphipathic helix protein Sin3-like 3 isoform X4: MKRSRDDVYTGTQVKRPQPANSFRGETSGQPQMVGGGGSGAAAPQRLTTNDALAYLKAVKEMFQDKKEKYEEFLEVMKDFKAQRIDTTGVIARVKELFKGHRNLILGFNTFLPKGYEITLPPEDDPPAKKPVEFEEAISFVNKIKARFQGDDRVYKSFLDILNMYRKENKTISEVYQEVATLFQDHRDLLEEFAHFLPDTSAAAPGQHGPGRNSILRDRMPSTKPMHFDKKDQDINVGCSDLDNDKLMEVEREQRRRVDKERDKKDVVHRDEDSVTDQGAENCGPRVPGSYDDKNSLKSMYSQEFAFCEKVKETLHSPEDYQEFLKCLHIYSRDIITRQELHSLVGEILGTYLMEGFDEFLTRSEKIDGFLGSVISKKSLWPESLSSDGPSKSVKAEDRDQGEIGRYDRDRDRESRERDRTDRSALYGNKEVANLRMSLNSNKDKYIGKPIQELDLSNCERCTPSYRLLPKNYPIPMASHRTDLGAKVLNDHWVSVTSGSEDYSFKHMRKNQYEESLFRCEDDRFELDMLLESVNITIKRVEDILDKINSNIIKTENPIRIEDHFTSINLRCIERLYGDHGLDVMDVLRKNAILALPVILTRLKQKQEEWARCRADFNKVWAEIYAKNYHKSLDHRSFYFKQHDTKSLSTKALLAEVKEISEQKGKEDDVLAVAAGNKRTIVSHMEFEYPDAEIHEDLYQLMKYSCGEVCTAEQVDKVMKIWTTFLEPMLGVPARAHGAEDSEDAVRVKEDIRAEDPATGESDRSPDGSAAIHKHEGSPPEQSSSGNHAKDNGYPDGSSNALHQGRTQSNSNMVDQISSLGKQPTSNEQLSTTRASLPYGVEQFHGRNVENSSGHIATLSRVGNTADDIGLESRSNGGNLTSMEVADSSKPLTTSNGVPGANKDVKYCELSNGHTKAEREEGELSPNGDFEEDNFALYGNAATEPANKPNDGASNAPRPSRQRREAHDGEAGGENDVDVDDEGEESAHRSSEDSENVSENGDVSPSESGEREDCSPDQDEVEHDENDNKAESEGEAEGMADAQDGDGTSLPPSERFLQTVKPLVKHVPTALNERTKSSRIFYGNDSFYVLFRLHQTLYDRIQSAKINSSSGDRKWKCSLETVPTDLYSRFMNALYSLVDGSSDNTKFEDDCRAIVGTQSYLLFTLDKLIYKLVKQLQILATEEMDNKLLQLYAYESSRKPERFLDVVYHENARVLLHEENIYRIECSSSPTRLSIQLMEKGHEKPEVSAVSLDPTFSAYLHNEFLSVVPDKKEKTGIFLKRSKRQHTSGDEISSASFVMEGVQVVNGLECKIACNSSKTLKISFTGR
- the LOC130807788 gene encoding paired amphipathic helix protein Sin3-like 3 isoform X3 encodes the protein MKRSRDDVYTGTQVKRPQPANSFRGETSGQPQMVGGGGSGAAAPQRLTTNDALAYLKAVKEMFQDKKEKYEEFLEVMKDFKAQRIDTTGVIARVKELFKGHRNLILGFNTFLPKGYEITLPPEDDPPAKKPVEFEEAISFVNKIKARFQGDDRVYKSFLDILNMYRKENKTISEVYQEVATLFQDHRDLLEEFAHFLPDTSAAAPGQHGPGRNSILRDRMPSTKPMHFDKKDQDINVGCSDLDNDKLMEVEREQRRRVDKERDKKDVVHRDEDSVTDQGAENCGPRVPGSYDDKNSLKSMYSQEFAFCEKVKETLHSPEDYQEFLKCLHIYSRDIITRQELHSLVGEILGTYLMEGFDEFLTRSEKIDGFLGSVISKKSLWPESLSSDGPSKSVKAEDRDQGEIGRYDRDRDRESRERDRTDRSALYGNKEVANLRMSLNSNKDKYIGKPIQELDLSNCERCTPSYRLLPKNYPIPMASHRTDLGAKVLNDHWVSVTSGSEDYSFKHMRKNQYEESLFRCEDDRFELDMLLESVNITIKRVEDILDKINSNIIKTENPIRIEDHFTSINLRCIERLYGDHGLDVMDVLRKNAILALPVILTRLKQKQEEWARCRADFNKVWAEIYAKNYHKSLDHRSFYFKQHDTKSLSTKALLAEVKEISEQKGKEDDVLAVAAGNKRTIVSHMEFEYPDAEIHEDLYQLMKYSCGEVCTAEQVDKVMKIWTTFLEPMLGVPARAHGAEDSEDAVRVKEDIRAEDPATGESDRSPDGSAAIHKHEGSPPEQSSSGNHAKDNGYPDGSSNALHQGRTQSNSNMVDQISSLGKQPTSNEQLSTTRASLPYGVEQFHGRNVENSSGHIATLSRVGNTADDIGLESRSNGGNLTSMEVADSSKPLTTSNGVPGANKDVKYCELSNGHTKAEREEGELSPNGDFEEDNFALYGNAATEPANKPNDGASNAPRPSRQRREAHDGEAGGENDVDVDDEGEESAHRSSEDSENVSENGDVSPSESGEREDCSPDQDEVEHDENDNKAESEGEAEGMADAQDGDGTSLPPSERFLQTVKPLVKHVPTALNERTKSSRIFYGNDSFYVLFRLHQTLYDRIQSAKINSSSGDRKWKCSLETVPTDLYSRFMNALYSLVDGSSDNTKFEDDCRAIVGTQSYLLFTLDKLIYKLVKQLQILATEEMDNKLLQLYAYESSRKPERFLDVVYHENARVLLHEENIYRIECSSSPTRLSIQLMEKGHEKPEVSAVSLDPTFSAYLHNEFLSVVPDKKEKTGIFLKSRSKRQHTSGDEISSASFVMEGVQVVNGLECKIACNSSKTLKISFTGR
- the LOC130807788 gene encoding paired amphipathic helix protein Sin3-like 3 isoform X1 encodes the protein MKRSRDDVYTGTQVKRPQPANSFRGETSGQPQMVGGGGSGAAAPQRLTTNDALAYLKAVKEMFQDKKEKYEEFLEVMKDFKAQRIDTTGVIARVKELFKGHRNLILGFNTFLPKGYEITLPPEDDPPAKKPVEFEEAISFVNKIKARFQGDDRVYKSFLDILNMYRKENKTISEVYQEVATLFQDHRDLLEEFAHFLPDTSAAAPGQHGPGRNSILRDRMPSTKPMHFDKKDQDINVGCSDLDNDKLMEVEREQRRRVDKERDKKDVVHRDEDSVTDQGAENCGPRVPGSYDDKNSLKSMYSQEFAFCEKVKETLHSPEDYQEFLKCLHIYSRDIITRQELHSLVGEILGTYLMEGFDEFLTRSEKIDGFLGSVISKKSLWPESLSSDGPSKSVKAEDRDQGEIGRYDRDRDRESRERDRTDRSALYGNKEVANLRMSLNSNKDKYIGKPIQELDLSNCERCTPSYRLLPKNYPIPMASHRTDLGAKVLNDHWVSVTSGSEDYSFKHMRKNQYEESLFRCEDDRFELDMLLESVNITIKRVEDILDKINSNIIKTENPIRIEDHFTSINLRCIERLYGDHGLDVMDVLRKNAILALPVILTRLKQKQEEWARCRADFNKVWAEIYAKNYHKSLDHRSFYFKQHDTKSLSTKALLAEVKEISEQKGKEDDVLAVAAGNKRTIVSHMEFEYPDAEIHEDLYQLMKYSCGEVCTAEQVDKVMKIWTTFLEPMLGVPARAHGAEDSEDAVRVKEDIRAEDPATGESDRSPDGSAAIHKHEGSPPEQSSSGNHAKDNGYPDGSSNALHQGRTQSNSNMVDQISSLGKQPTSNEQLSTTRASLPYGVEQFHGRNVENSSGHIATLSRVGNTADDIGLESRSNGGNLTSMEVADSSKPLTTSNGVPGANKDVKYCELSNGHTKAEREEGELSPNGDFEEDNFALYGNAATEPANKPNDGASNAPRPSRQRREAHDGEAGGENDVDVDDEGEESAHRSSEDSENVSENGDVSPSESGEREDCSPDQDEVEHDENDNKAESEGEAEGMADAQDGDGTSLPPSERFLQTVKPLVKHVPTALNERTKSSRIFYGNDSFYVLFRLHQTLYDRIQSAKINSSSGDRKWKCSLETVPTDLYSRFMNALYSLVDGSSDNTKFEDDCRAIVGTQSYLLFTLDKLIYKLVKQLQILATEEMDNKLLQLYAYESSRKPERFLDVVYHENARVLLHEENIYRIECSSSPTRLSIQLMEKGHEKPEVSAVSLDPTFSAYLHNEFLSVVPDKKEKTGIFLKSRSKRQHTSGDEISSASFVMEGVQVVNGLECKIACNSSKVYYVLDTEDFFYRKIRNRRTLRVSSACNDQAKSQKGSSRRLDPFSRLLSSSQ